One genomic window of Roseateles sp. DAIF2 includes the following:
- the pyrF gene encoding orotidine-5'-phosphate decarboxylase, translating into MTSFIQQLQQAEQTNDSMLCVGLDPEPAKFPGAWKGDAERIYDFCSAIVDATKDLVSAFKPQIAYFAAHRAEDQLERLMAHIKRVAPGVPVILDAKRGDIGSTAEQYAKEAFERYQADAVTVSPFMGFDSIEPYLRYGDKGVILLCRTSNAGGNDWQMQRLADVPGQPRLFEHLAHLAHSAWNKNGQLGLVVGATYPQEIARVRELAPTLPLLIPGVGAQGGDADATVKAGRRAGGPIIVNSSRAVLYAGAQLDDFAAAARRAAQATREQLNRAKA; encoded by the coding sequence ATGACTTCCTTCATCCAGCAACTCCAGCAGGCCGAACAGACGAACGACTCGATGCTGTGCGTGGGGCTGGATCCGGAACCGGCCAAGTTCCCCGGCGCCTGGAAGGGCGATGCTGAGCGCATCTACGACTTCTGCTCGGCAATAGTCGACGCCACCAAGGACCTGGTCAGCGCCTTCAAGCCGCAGATCGCCTATTTCGCCGCGCACCGCGCCGAGGACCAGCTGGAGCGCCTGATGGCGCATATCAAGCGCGTCGCGCCCGGCGTGCCGGTGATCCTGGACGCCAAGCGCGGCGACATCGGCTCCACCGCCGAGCAGTACGCGAAGGAGGCCTTCGAGCGCTACCAGGCCGACGCGGTGACCGTCTCGCCCTTCATGGGCTTCGATTCGATCGAGCCGTATCTGCGCTACGGCGACAAGGGCGTGATCCTGCTGTGCCGCACCTCCAATGCCGGCGGCAACGACTGGCAGATGCAGCGCCTGGCCGATGTGCCGGGCCAGCCGCGCCTGTTCGAGCACCTGGCCCATCTGGCACACAGCGCGTGGAACAAGAACGGCCAGCTGGGCCTGGTGGTCGGCGCTACCTACCCTCAGGAGATCGCCCGCGTGCGCGAGCTGGCCCCGACCCTGCCGCTGCTGATCCCGGGCGTCGGCGCCCAGGGCGGCGATGCGGACGCCACGGTCAAGGCCGGCCGGCGCGCCGGCGGCCCCATCATCGTCAACAGCTCGCGCGCGGTGCTCTATGCCGGCGCCCAGCTGGACGACTTCGCCGCGGCCGCCCGCCGCGCGGCCCAGGCCACCCGCGAGCAGCTGAATCGCGCCAAGGCCTGA